The DNA window cttaaggggaatcacagaaaaagtaaaaaaaggacaatatcttacAGCcgtggatttgggtcgttataGGTTTGGACCGTTACACTATGGATATGGATACTAGAACAGCCGAACTTAgtccaaattaaattaagatttttgtTAGACTATTAATTGAagttgtttattttaaaatgttaataaagttggctaaatgaaaaatgaaggaaaagacAGAGATAttaaaaagacaaagaaaaaacaatagtTACATCTTCCCGCCTACTCCGTCGACATCCCAAAAATGAACCGATTTTCTGAAAATTAaccgaacaaaaaaagaaaaaaaaaaaactaaactgATCGACCAATGAGAAAGCATGATGATGAGGCGTGGGTTAGAAGGCGCGTGACCGGACAGGGCGTCTCTGTTTAGCAAGCGCCGCCGTGGGCGCCGCTGCTCTGGCAGAGAATACACCATCCCAGATCTCGGCAAAAGCTCGAATTATAATCCCATGGTTGCAAGGGGAATTGAGATGAAGAAAACAGCTAAGAAGCTCTCGAAGACCTTCCTGACTGTAAATTTCGTTCTCCAAAATCATTTGCAGCATCGAATGTCGGAAATCCACATACGGAACATTAGAATCCTTCTCCACCGCCACGCTGGC is part of the Cucurbita pepo subsp. pepo cultivar mu-cu-16 chromosome LG03, ASM280686v2, whole genome shotgun sequence genome and encodes:
- the LOC111791369 gene encoding transcription repressor OFP6-like codes for the protein MAAVKKKLLLNTISVDIGCSSCRKPKSILSQIFRSKPKSRTPNSDRRFFRSPSSLSEKKLSDVDMGYSPEIVGGGFWKIGSASVAVEKDSNVPYVDFRHSMLQMILENEIYSQEGLRELLSCFLHLNSPCNHGIIIRAFAEIWDGVFSARAAAPTAALAKQRRPVRSRAF